The following proteins are encoded in a genomic region of Nitrospirota bacterium:
- a CDS encoding response regulator: MKKILVVDDEANIRELFREELEDMGYEVTTVGDGSEALSLLDRTPFDLVTLDMRMPDMDGIETLRKMKEKNSSLPVVICTAYEEYKHDFGSWCSDAYVVKSADASLLRETVKKILG; this comes from the coding sequence ATGAAAAAAATCCTGGTGGTGGACGACGAAGCGAACATCCGTGAGCTCTTTCGTGAGGAGCTAGAAGATATGGGGTATGAGGTGACCACGGTCGGCGACGGCAGCGAGGCCCTCTCCCTGCTCGACAGAACCCCGTTCGATCTTGTCACGCTCGATATGCGCATGCCCGATATGGACGGCATCGAGACCCTACGCAAGATGAAGGAGAAGAACAGCTCGCTGCCGGTCGTCATCTGTACCGCCTACGAAGAGTACAAGCATGACTTCGGGAGCTGGTGCTCGGACGCGTATGTCGTCAAATCCGCCGACGCCTCGCTCCTTCGCGAAACCGTCAAAAAGATCCTCGGATGA
- the rlmD gene encoding 23S rRNA (uracil(1939)-C(5))-methyltransferase RlmD translates to MREQAEVLIEKLVYGGKGLARLGSGQAVFVPAVLPGERVLIEIARKRKGILEADLVTVMTPSPDRVSPPCEGEKQCTGVTWPHISYPAQLQLKTEILLDTVQRIGGIAPKQALPILPAPRTDHYRLRTQFTVRRREGQQRIGFFRQGSYDLIEVDDAFLIHPVINGVLKAVRALSSDLPPLSEVHINASPKGEVHLLLFSEEASLPSLNAFFEKLQHRAPEVIGITGFVNRKKALSLGRNHLTLDLNNLSLKATEGNFFQVNWEQNRNMVRTVLDFAELTGEETVLDLYCGIGNFALPIAQKAALVIGIESGYSAVEDAKANAIRNNITNAEFITDDLQRGLKTLKNRKMRADVIVLDPPRAGATLTTLERVLAFVPRKIVYVSCNPSTLARDLKFFHLFGFRLERLQPVDMFPWTYHIECVAEMVREG, encoded by the coding sequence ATGAGAGAACAAGCCGAGGTGCTGATCGAGAAGCTGGTGTACGGCGGAAAGGGTCTCGCCCGGCTCGGCTCCGGTCAGGCCGTATTCGTCCCCGCCGTCCTGCCCGGCGAAAGAGTCCTGATCGAGATCGCTCGAAAACGGAAGGGTATTCTCGAGGCAGATCTTGTCACGGTTATGACTCCCTCCCCTGACCGGGTATCCCCTCCCTGCGAGGGCGAGAAGCAGTGCACCGGTGTGACATGGCCGCACATTTCCTATCCCGCTCAACTCCAGCTCAAGACGGAGATTCTCCTGGATACGGTGCAAAGGATCGGCGGGATCGCGCCGAAGCAGGCATTGCCGATCCTCCCCGCACCGCGCACGGATCATTACCGGCTTCGCACCCAGTTTACGGTGCGACGCAGGGAAGGCCAGCAGCGCATCGGCTTCTTCCGCCAGGGTTCCTACGACCTGATCGAAGTGGACGACGCCTTCCTGATCCACCCGGTCATCAACGGGGTATTGAAGGCGGTCAGGGCCTTGTCGAGCGATCTGCCGCCTCTTTCCGAGGTCCATATCAACGCCTCCCCCAAAGGTGAAGTGCATCTCCTGCTGTTCAGCGAAGAGGCCTCGCTTCCCTCCCTGAACGCGTTCTTCGAGAAGCTTCAGCACCGAGCGCCGGAAGTGATCGGGATCACGGGATTCGTGAACCGGAAAAAGGCGCTCAGCCTCGGCAGGAATCACCTGACGCTCGACCTCAACAACTTATCGCTCAAGGCAACGGAGGGGAATTTTTTCCAGGTCAACTGGGAGCAGAACAGGAACATGGTCCGGACGGTGCTTGATTTCGCGGAACTCACCGGAGAAGAAACGGTGCTGGACCTCTATTGCGGCATCGGCAACTTTGCCCTGCCGATCGCACAGAAGGCGGCCTTGGTAATCGGGATCGAGTCGGGATATTCGGCCGTCGAAGATGCGAAGGCCAATGCGATACGGAACAACATCACCAACGCCGAGTTCATCACCGACGACCTGCAACGGGGGTTGAAGACGCTCAAGAACCGGAAGATGCGAGCCGACGTGATCGTGCTCGACCCGCCCCGCGCCGGCGCAACACTCACCACGCTCGAGCGCGTTCTCGCCTTCGTTCCTCGGAAGATCGTCTATGTATCGTGCAACCCCTCCACACTCGCCCGGGACCTCAAGTTCTTCCATCTCTTCGGCTTTCGGCTCGAACGTCTCCAGCCGGTTGATATGTTCCCCTGGACCTACCACATCGAGTGCGTGGCGGAAATGGTGAGGGAAGGCTGA
- a CDS encoding sensor domain-containing diguanylate cyclase — translation MLKNRKKKTTPSGEKGDGKRLPIKDFKSLFYRKLTETHLFYEVGRTIASELEPADLVKKIMVSIGKAVEFEDASVYVVKKDLTGLDPLYHHRLPAPDIQPGLIYFDIGAPGEIAASGEPLLLDDTRLYESFLHHPDEEKKTGSYIGIPLKNENRIVGVMGFSHSKVNAFRVEDFDLLRTLSHIISAGIEKGELFKKTLELARVDELTGLLNYRVLLEKVEEEVRRQVRTKREFSFVMIDIDDFKRINDRYGHLEGSRLIAQMGPLLKMACRTTSTDTCFRYGGEEFSILLTETDMQEALAVAERVRKAVEEYPFTVKVAHPSEVVTVSLGVSTMIHGGGNTISEMMNESDIALYRSKASGKNKVTCYSADLVMPTPVPRSGGR, via the coding sequence ATGCTTAAAAACAGGAAAAAAAAGACAACCCCGTCCGGCGAGAAGGGGGACGGGAAGAGACTGCCGATCAAAGATTTTAAGTCCTTGTTCTATCGCAAGCTGACGGAGACGCATCTTTTTTACGAGGTGGGAAGGACCATTGCATCGGAGCTTGAACCTGCGGACCTCGTCAAGAAGATCATGGTGTCCATCGGCAAGGCGGTCGAGTTCGAGGACGCATCGGTGTATGTCGTCAAGAAGGACCTGACCGGCCTTGATCCGCTCTACCACCACCGGCTGCCGGCGCCGGATATCCAGCCTGGGCTGATCTACTTCGACATCGGCGCGCCCGGAGAGATCGCCGCGAGCGGCGAACCACTGCTGCTCGATGACACCCGCCTGTATGAAAGTTTCCTCCACCATCCTGATGAAGAAAAGAAGACCGGCAGCTATATCGGGATCCCGCTTAAGAACGAGAACCGCATCGTCGGAGTAATGGGTTTCAGCCACAGCAAGGTCAACGCGTTCCGGGTCGAGGATTTCGACCTGCTCCGCACGCTCTCGCATATCATATCGGCGGGTATTGAAAAGGGCGAGCTGTTCAAGAAGACCCTCGAGTTAGCCCGCGTCGACGAACTCACCGGCCTCCTCAACTACCGGGTGCTGCTCGAAAAAGTGGAAGAGGAAGTAAGACGGCAGGTCCGCACCAAGCGGGAATTCTCGTTCGTCATGATTGACATCGATGATTTCAAGCGGATCAACGACCGGTACGGTCATCTCGAGGGCAGCAGGCTCATTGCGCAAATGGGACCGCTGCTGAAGATGGCCTGCCGGACGACGAGCACCGACACGTGTTTCCGGTACGGCGGCGAGGAATTCTCGATCCTGCTCACGGAGACCGACATGCAGGAAGCGCTGGCGGTCGCCGAGCGGGTGAGGAAGGCGGTCGAGGAATATCCCTTCACCGTGAAGGTTGCCCATCCCTCCGAGGTGGTGACGGTGAGCCTGGGCGTTTCCACGATGATCCACGGCGGTGGCAACACGATTTCCGAAATGATGAACGAGTCGGATATCGCCCTCTACCGCTCCAAGGCATCAGGCAAGAACAAGGTCACCTGTTACAGCGCGGACCTCGTGATGCCCACCCCCGTGCCGCGGTCCGGCGGCCGATAG